In a single window of the Streptomyces sp. NBC_01471 genome:
- a CDS encoding acyl-CoA dehydrogenase family protein, with product MDFERSDTQRALLDALGTLLNRHAGPQRCRELAARGAYDHELESELRAAGFLDVFGEADAGPLEAVLAVEQISAQLGAITPVPHLLVLPALGLPVPEGPVVLADRDAPGPVRYGGEARQLLVAGADRCATAELSPDDAEPVPSAYGYPLARVVPRLAENLAPGTSQAMINWWRVGVCAEALGMMQRAFDLTVAYAKDRTVFGRALGSFQALQHRLAESSVLLEGSRWLTYEAAFRGATAESSAVAAAYTMAALHRLTRETHQITGAVGLTREHDLHLWTLRLQAVRAELGGLRAHRRAVVTSRWGVAAA from the coding sequence GTGGATTTCGAACGATCGGACACGCAACGCGCGCTCCTGGACGCACTGGGCACCTTGCTGAACCGGCACGCCGGCCCGCAGCGTTGCCGGGAGCTCGCCGCGCGCGGGGCATACGACCACGAGCTGGAGTCCGAGCTGCGCGCGGCCGGCTTCCTCGACGTGTTCGGCGAAGCCGACGCCGGGCCGCTGGAGGCCGTCCTGGCGGTCGAACAGATCAGTGCCCAGCTCGGCGCGATCACGCCGGTGCCGCATCTGCTCGTGCTGCCCGCGCTCGGGCTGCCGGTGCCCGAGGGGCCGGTCGTCCTGGCCGACCGCGACGCTCCGGGCCCCGTACGGTACGGCGGCGAGGCCAGACAGCTCCTCGTCGCCGGCGCCGACCGGTGCGCCACCGCGGAGCTGAGCCCGGACGACGCGGAGCCGGTTCCGTCGGCGTACGGCTATCCGCTGGCCCGGGTGGTCCCGCGCCTCGCCGAGAACCTCGCTCCCGGGACGTCACAGGCGATGATCAACTGGTGGCGGGTCGGGGTGTGCGCCGAAGCCCTCGGGATGATGCAGAGGGCCTTCGACCTCACCGTCGCGTACGCGAAGGACCGCACGGTGTTCGGGCGCGCCCTCGGTTCGTTCCAGGCGTTGCAGCATCGCCTGGCCGAGTCGAGCGTGCTCCTCGAAGGGTCGCGCTGGCTCACCTACGAGGCGGCGTTCCGGGGCGCCACCGCGGAGTCGTCGGCTGTCGCCGCCGCGTACACGATGGCCGCACTGCACCGGCTGACGCGGGAAACACATCAGATCACGGGTGCTGTCGGGCTGACCCGGGAACACGATCTTCACCTCTGGACGCTTCGCCTGCAGGCCGTCAGAGCCGAGCTCGGCGGCCTGCGCGCGCATCGGCGTGCCGTGGTGACATCGCGCTGGGGAGTCGCGGCGGCATGA